The Lates calcarifer isolate ASB-BC8 unplaced genomic scaffold, TLL_Latcal_v3 _unitig_1554_quiver_1839, whole genome shotgun sequence genome segment ATACTGGCTGGGTAAGAGTTGGAATTAGTGATTTACATTAGtttgactgtgttgtttttgtgtgcataaCTTTTCTCTGAGGTGCCTTTGTTCCAACCTTGTGTAAATGTTGGTTCTGCCAGGTCTGGAGAACATTCACCTCCTCGCACAAAGGAAGAGCTATGAACTGAGGATAGAAATGGAAGACTTTGAAGGGGCAAAGGCTTATGTCCATTATTCCTCATTTGGTGTGGGTCCAGAGCAGGAGGGCTACAAGCTTAGTTTTGCTGGCTTCAAAGATGGAGGTGCTGGTGAGTCTAATTAATTGTGAAACTATAGCTTAGGTCTTTGTACTGAGTCCAAGGCTCAGTACCCTTCAGCCAACATCCCGAAGACCTTCAACcaaatttctttttcttttctttttttttttcaggaaattCACTAAGTGAACATAATGGTCAGAAATTTTCTACATTTGACAAAGATCAGGACACTCATGCTTCCAACTGTGCTAAGACCTACCTGGGAGGATGGTGGTATGGAGAATGTCACAGTGTTAATCCCAATGGTCTTTACTTATGGGGCAGCTCAACCTATGGGATTGGAATCAACTGGGTGTCTTGGAAAGGATATGAATATTCTCTGAAAGCCATTGCAATGAAGATAAGACCCAAAAATAGTGACGTGAATAAGTAAATCATTACTTTTATggtttcactgtgtttaaacGTCATCATGCGCAGAATGGTGGGTACTATTATACCTTACTTAATTCATTTTGTGGTAACATAACAACACATATTCTTTGTTAGAATCATTACAGCacagtgaaacatttatttgtattggttttatttgtgtg includes the following:
- the LOC108889438 gene encoding microfibril-associated glycoprotein 4; the protein is MGSLVLLLLIPAAVCSPVFLPVDCNDLYSRGFGHSGVYSIYPAGPLSPIQVYCDMGCEDEPDGGKWTVLQRRKDGTINFYRGWDQYKAGFGQASGEYWLGLENIHLLAQRKSYELRIEMEDFEGAKAYVHYSSFGVGPEQEGYKLSFAGFKDGGAGNSLSEHNGQKFSTFDKDQDTHASNCAKTYLGGWWYGECHSVNPNGLYLWGSSTYGIGINWVSWKGYEYSLKAIAMKIRPKNSDVNK